The sequence below is a genomic window from Nocardioides oleivorans.
ACGACGTCGTGGTGCGCTTCGTCGTCGCAGCGACGGCGCGCAGCGCCGTGGCGTCGATCTGCACCGAGATGCCGAGCTCGCTCAGGTGGCCGAGGAGCGCCTTCAGGTGCTTCGGCTCGACACCGGCCTCGTCACTGGCACGACGTACGTCCTCGGGGGACACGGTGCCGGTGGGGGTGGCGCTGGCGACCAGGGCGGTGATGGAGGGGTGCGTGAGCACCTCTGCGGGGAGCAACTTGCGTGCGTGTGAGGACACGAACACCTCTCGTCAAGCAACTTCGGGCGCGGCAAGGCCCGGTGTCGTCAAGAGCCGCACCGTCATTCTGCCACGGTGTCCCCCACGTCTCGACATCCGGTGGGGGAAGTACCCCGTGTCGACTACGCCGGGTCCGTCGGCGCCGAGGCCTTGGCCGCGGCCTTCTTCGCCTTCTTGAAGTCGCGCACCTTCTGCAGCGAGTCGGCGTCGACGACGTCGGCCACCGAGCGGTGCCCCTCGAGGGCGTAGTCGCCGACGACCGCCTCCCAGCCGTCGGGACGTACGTCGAGCCGCTTGGCCAGCAGGGCCACGAAGATCTGGGCCTTCTGCTTGCCGAACCCCGGCAGCGCCATCACGCGCTTGAGCAGGTCCTTGCCGTCGGCGGCCTCGGTCCACAGCCGCGAGGCGTCACCGCCGTAGGTCTCCTCGACGATCCGGGCGACCTCCTGCACGCGGGTGGCCATCGAGCCCGGGAACCGGTGGATGGCCGGCGGCGTGGACGCCATGGCGGCGAACTCCTCGGGGTCCGCCGACGCGATCGCACCGGGCTCGAACGTCCCCATCCGGTCGAGCACCTTCGCCGGCCCACGGAACGCGTGCTCCATGGGGTACTGCTGGTCGAGCATCATGCCGATCAGCAGTGCGAAGGCGGAGTCGTCGAGGACCTTGTCGGCGGCCGGGTCGCCGGTGATCTGGAAGCCCATGGGGACATCCTCCCCGATGGCCTACTGGGCCTTGACCGCGAGGACCGGGCAGGGGGCGTCGAGGAGGACGCGCTGGGCGTTGCTGCCGAGGATGAGCTTGCCGACGGGCGAGCGACGGCGCAGGCCGATGACGAGGAGCTCGGCGTTGTTGGCCTCGGCGATGCTGATCAGGTCCTCGGCGGGCTCGAAGCCGCGCACGAGCTGGCGGATGTCGTGCTCGACCCCGGACTCCGCGAGCGTCGTGCGGATCGTCGCCATCTCGTCCTCGGCCGCGCGCGCGGCCGGGCCATCGAACTCCTGTCCACCGCGGTGGGAGTTGACCACCACGAGCTTGCTGCCCCGCAGCTTCGCCTCGTTGATGCCGGCGGCGAGGGCGGCTTCGCCCTCGGGCTTGGGGACGTATCCGACGACGACGGTGCCCATGGTGTCTCCTCTCGTGGCCGCAGGCGGATCGCCGCGCAGCCTGCTGGAACCGTAACGGAAACGCGCGGGCTTGGGCAGCCTGTGGAGACGCGTGCCGGACGGCGTGGCCTGCGGCAGGGTGGTCGGGTGCCTGCGCCCGCGACGACCCGGACGTCGCTTCACCCTGCCCTGCAGGCACCCATCGACCGGCACACCCACGTGGTGCTGCGCCACGCGGTGCTCGACCTCCTCGAGACCGACTCCCGGCGCTGCTTCCCGAGCGTGCTGCACGCGGGGGTCCCCGGACGCTGCACCTGGCACGTCGACGAGTCGGCGGCCCCGGGCGCCGAGGCCGGTGCCGACCCCGGCGCAGGGATGCGCGCCGACGTCGTCCTGGCCCTGCTCCGACGTGCGTCCGTGCTGACGCCGAGGCCCTGCCTCTGGCTCACCCGTCCGGGCGAGCTGACCCCCCACGACACCGACCTCCGGTGGCTCGGCCCGTCGGCCTGGGCCGCCTCGGCCCTCGGCATGCCGGTCGGCCTCGTGGTGGTGACCAGGCGGGGCTGGTTCGACCCGGTCAGCGGCGTACGACGCGAGTGGCGCCGGCTGCGGCGCCGCTGAGCCCCGGGTCCGACGTGCCGGTCAGTCCCAGAGGTGGACGGGCTCGTTGCTGTGCATCCGCTCGCGGTAGTCGAGGAGCGTCCTGCGCAGGGCGTCGAAGCGGTCCGCTCCCCCGCGCTGGCGCACGCGCTCGACGAACCAGGCCGCGCCGCTGGTCTCCTGCAGGCAGCGCTGCTCGATGATGCCGAGGTAGCGGTCGCTCTCCTCCGCCGGCACCCCCCACGAGTCGAGGCCCGCGCGGGCCATCGGCAGGAGGCGGCGTACGACGAGCTCGGTGGCACGCACCTGGCCGATGCCGGGCCAGTAGACCTGGGCGTCGACCCCCGTCTGCGCGGCGACGTGGAAGTTCTCCTCGGCCGCGGAGAACGACATCTGCGACCACAGCGGACGCTCGCTCTCGGCGAGGTAGCGGACCAGGCCGAACCACAGCGCGGCGTTGGCGATCGTGTCGGCGACCGTGGGGCCGGCGGCGAGCAGCCGGTTCTCGACGCGGAGGTGGGGCACGCCCTGGGAGATGTCGTAGACGGGCCGGTTCCACCGGTAGACGGTGCCGTTGTGCAGGCGGAGCTCGTGGAGCTCGGGGGTGCCGCCGGACTCGAGCACCTCGAGCGGGTCCTCGTCGTCGGTGACGGGCAGCAGCGCCGGGAAGTAGCGGACGTTCTCCTCGAAGAGGTCGAACACCGAGGTGATCCACCGCTCGCCGAACCACACGCGCGGTCGGACCCCCTGCGCCTTGAGCTCCTCGCTGCGGGTGTCGGTCGCCTGCTCGAACAGCGGGATCCGGGTCTCGCGCCACAGCTCCTTGCCGAGCAGGTAGGGCGAGTTGGCCGAGACCGCGACCTGGATGCCGGCGATCGCCTGCGCGGCGTTCCAGTAGGCGGCGAACTGGTCGGGCGAGGTCTGGACGTGGAACTGGGTGCTGGTGCAGGCGGCCTCGGGGACGATCGAGTCGGCGGTGGTGGTGAGCCGCTCCCGCCCGGAGATCGAGATCGTGATGTCCTCGCCGCGGGCGGCCAGGATCTGCTCCGACAGGAGCTTGTAGCGCGGGTTCGCGCTCAGCGAGTCGAGGGTCATGTGCCCCTCGGCCAGCGTGGGCAGGATGCCGATCATCACCTGGTGGGCGCCGACCTTGGCGGCCTTGTCCTCGGCGTCGTTGAGCGAGCGCCGCAGGCTGTCCTCGAAGGTCGAGAGCCCCCCTTCGCGCAGCCTGGCCGGGGCGAGGTTGATCTCGATGTTGAACTGGCCGAGCTCGGTCTGGAAGTCGGGGTCGGCGATGGCCTCGAGCACCTCGGCGTTCTTCAGCGCCGGGTCGCCGACCTCGTCGATGAGGTTGAGCTCCATCTCCAGGCCCGTCATCGGGTCGTCGGTGTCGAAGACCGCCTCGCGCAGCATCCGCGCGAAGACGTCGAGGTTGCGGCGCACCTTCTCGCGGTGGTGCGTCCGGTCGGCCCGGCTGAACTCCTGCTGCGCGACCTCTTCTCCCATGTCGGCACCCTAGCCACGTCGACGTTCGGCGCGGAACATCCCCGAGGGGGCGTCTCACGCGCCGCACCGACCTCATGCCGCCGGGTCACCGCTCGCCGTGAGCCGGGGGCGCAGCACCTCCCACTGCGCGGGGCTCGTCGCCGAGTCGAGCAGCTGGGCGACCAGCCCTCCCAGCGAGTGGGTCGGCTCGACCTCGTGGCACCGGTCCACCGCGCACCACGCCAGGGCGCCGTCCCCGGCCAGCCAGGCGCAGAAGCCGAGCACCGCCGCCGCGCCGGCGACGTGCGTCGCCGGCAGCCTGCGCACCGCGTCGGACCACAGCTCGACCGCCGCCCTGGCCTGCTCCCTGCCGAGCCACACCCAGGCCTCGTCGCGCAGCTGCCCCGTGCGCAGGGAGACGGAGACCGCGGCGAGCTCGGCGCCGGAGAAGCGCGTGCCGAGCTCGAGGTGGCGGCGGACCAGGGCGCACAGCGCGCCCGCAGGAAGCTCCGCGGCACCGTCGAGCGTCGGTGCCAGCAGGGACGCCGCCCGGTCGTCGGTCGCGATCGTGGCGCGGAGCGCCTCCCGGCTGGGGTGCGTGACCCGACCCTCGAGCACGCCCTGCGCGGTGAACCGGTGGGAGTCGAGCGAGAACGGCACCCCTTGGTAGGCCGCCAGCGGTGCACCGGGGAGGACGGCGTACCAGTGCTGGTCGTGGACGCGGAGCACCTCGTGCACCCGGATCCCCGCCGCCGTGAACTCCTCGTGGATCGACCAGGCCGCCTCGTCGGCGACCGTGGTGTCGTCGTCGTAGACCAGCACCACCACCTCGCTGACCTGGTTGAGCCGGGCGGGACGCAGCAGCGCCTCGACGAGGTCGTCGACGTCGTCGGGGTCGTGCGGGAGGGTGACGCGGGCATTCATCGGGCCGGGTGCGCCGACGCTGACCATCACCACCGACCGCTCGGGCACGAAGCCGAGGGCGAGGGGCACGAAGGCCGCGAGGTCGTCGGGGGTGCGGGCGCTGAGCCGCGCGCTGGTCAGGGTGCGTTCGATGTCGTCCATGACCGGGACGCTTCCCGCGCCCACCCACGTCCCACGCCTCCGGGTCGACGACCCTGTGGACGAGGGTGGTCCGGCGGCACCTGTGGACGGAAAGTGGCCCACGATCCGTCGTGCGCCGGTGGGGCGTTCCGCGGTTGTCGGTGCCTCCTGATTGAGTGGGTCGGTGCGCACCACCGCGTCGATCCTGCACCTGGACCTGGACGCCTTCTTCGCCGCCGTCGAGCAGCGCGACAAGCCGTCGCTGCGCGGCAAGCCGGTCATCGTCGGCGGCACGGGCGGCCGGGGCGTGGTGTCGACGGCGTCCTACGAGGCACGCAAGTACGGCGTGGGCTCGGCGATGTCGGGTCGCGAGGCACGGGCCCGGTGCCCGCACGCGGCCTTCCTCAGCGGGAGGTTCCACGCCTACCGCGCGACCAGCAAGGCGGTCATGCAGGTGCTGCGCGACCTGTCGCCCCTGGTCGAGCCGCTGTCGCTCGACGAGGCGTTCGTCGACCTCGCCGCCGCCGGGCTGCCGGACCTCGACGTCGCCACCGTGACCGAGGTCGGCGAGCAGCTGCGTGCGCGTGTGCACGACGTCACCGGCGGCCTCACCGCCACGGTCGGGATCGCCTCGTCCAAGTTCCTCGCGAAGGTCGCCAGCGAGCTCGACAAGCCCGACGGCATGACGGTCGTGCCGCCCGGCACCGAGCTCGACCTGCTGCGCCCGATGAACGTCACCGTCATCCCCGGAGTGGGCCCGGCCACCACCGAGCGGCTGCGTCGCGCGGGCATCCACACGATCGCCGACCTCGAGCTGGTCAGCGAGGACGAGCTCGTCCGGCTGCTCGGCCAGGCCCACGGCTCCGGCCTCTGGCAGCTCGCCCGCGCGCAGGACCACCGACCGGTCCTCGCCGAGCGCGAGACCAAGTCGGTCAGCGTCGAGGGCACCTACGACAACGACCTCACCGACCGGCGCCTGATGGAGGGGCTGCTCACCCGGCAGGCGCGGGAGGTCGGCGCGCGGATGCGCAAGAACGGCTACTCCGGCCGCACCGTCACGATCAAGGTGCGCCTCTACGACTTCACCACCCTCAGCCGGTCGAGCACCCTGCCCAGCCCGACCGACGACGGCGGCACGATCGGCCGGGTGGCCCGGTCGCTCCTCGGCGACCTCGACACCACGGGCGGCGTGCGTCTCCTCGGGGTCGGCGTCTCGGGGCTCGCCGACTGGGTGCAGGAGGACCTGTTCGGCGACGAGCCGGACGCCGACGAGGCCGACGAGGTCGTGCTCCCCGAGCCCCCACGCCGCACCTGGCCGCCCGGTGCCGACGTCGTCCACGACGAGATGGGCGCCGGCTGGGTGTGGGGCTCGGGATCCGGCGTGGTCACCGTCCGCTTCGAGACCGCCGACACCCCGCCCGGACCGGTCCGCAGCTATCGCGCCGACGATCCGGCGCTCCACCGCTACGAGCCCCCCGCCGAGGACTGACTAGACGACGCGCAGCTCGACCTCGTCGCCCGGGCGCAGCTGGGCGCACAGGTCGAGGTCGTCGTCCTCGACGACCGCCACCACCGGGTAGCCGCCGGTCGTCGGGTGGTCGGCGAGGAACACGACCGGCTGCCCCGACGGCGGCAGCTGCACCGCTCCGAGCACGATGCCCTCGCTCGGCAGCTCGCCGGCGCGTCGTGGCACCCGAGGGCCGTCGAGCCGCAGGCCGATCCGGTCGCTGTCGGCGGCGACGGCGTACGTCGCTCCGTCGAGCGCGGCCCACGCCTCCGCGTCCATCCAGTCGGCCCGCGGACCGCGGGCGAGGCGCACCACCCGCCCCGGCCGCCGTACGACGACCACGTCCGGCGGCTCCGGCAGCACACCGGGCATCCCGAGGGCCAGCGCCTGCCCGGCGGCCAGCCGGGGTGGGCCCACCCAGGCGAGGGTGTCGGTGGAGCGCGAGCCCAGGACGGGCGGCACGTCGACGCCACCGGCGAACGCGACGTAGGACCGCACCCCCGAGGTGGCGGGCCCGACGACGACGAGGGTGCCGGCGGGCACCGTGACGGGGGCGCCGTGGGCGACGGCGCGCCCACCCGCGCGGACCTCGCACGGCGCTCCGGTGACGGCGAGCGTCACCGCGCGCCGGGTCCGCACCGTGATGCCGCCCATGGTGGTCTCGATGACCGCGTCGTCGGGCGCTCCCCCGACCAGGCGGCGCGCGAGCGCCGCAGCGCCACGGTCGAGCGCGCCGGCCCGGGGCACGCCCAGGTGCGCCCAGCCCCGGCGCCCGCGGTCCTGGAGGGTCGAGAGCGGGCCGGGGTCCACGACCTCGACACCGCTCACCCGGCCACCTCGAAACGCACCCGGGTGCCCGGCGCGAGGAGCGCGGGCTGCGGGAGGTCGGCGTCCCACAGCACGACGTCGGTCGTGCCGACGACCAGCCAGCCGCCGGGCGAGGCGGACGGGTAGATGCCGCACCAGGTGTCGGCCAGGGCGACCGAGCCCGGCGCCACCCGGGCCCGCGGCGACTCCAGCCGCGGGACGGAGCGCTCGGCGGGCAGGCCGGACAGGTAGGAGAACCCGGGGGCGAACCCGCTGAAGAGCGCGACGAGCTCGAGGGAGGTGTGCAGCGCCACCACCTCGTCGGCCGAGCAGCCCCAGTGCGCGGCGACCGCCTCCAGGTCGGGGCCGTCGTAGGTCACCGGGACCCGCACGACCGGCCCGCGTGCCGGCGGGGCGTCCCGGGACCAGTGCGGCAGCGCCGCCGCGACCTCGGCCGGGTCGACGCCGTCGAACAGCACGGTGGTCGCGGCCGGCACGATCTCGTCCGCCGCCGGGCCGCTCTCGCGCGCCCACGTCGCGAGCGACGCCGCCGTGACCGCGTCCTCGACCTCCACCAGGCACGCACGGGCACCGACGCGGACGAGGTTCACGACGACCATTGTTCACCTGCGCGCGGTTGCGGGCGCCGGGGCGGTCTTGGCATGGTCGTGGGCGAAATGGGTGAGGGGCTCCCGACGGTATGAGCGTCAGGAGCCCCTCGTTTCGGTCGGGATGGTGACGTCCGACCCATCTCACCGGCCTTCCGGTCCCCGCCGACCCCGTCACCGGGCCTGCGCGGCGAGCAAGCTCGCCGGGTGGAACTGGTCGTCCGATTCGATCCCCGATCCCGCCGAAGCGGTTCCGGTAGGGAGAGTTCTATGTGGCGCGGGCCACAGCGCGCAAGGGGTCCGGACGACAAACCGCGGGTCCCACAGGGTTCCCCACAGAAGTCGTCACGTTGTCCACCGACCGGCCCCCGCCCTCCACAGCGCGCGGGTCAGCCTGTGGACGACCAACAGGTCTCGACGGTGAGCCCCGCGGCCGCCAGCGACCGTCGTACTGCGCGCGCCGCGTCGACCGCCCCCGGCGAGTCGCCGTGCACGCACACGGAATCGACCGACGCGCTGAGCTCGACGGCCCGGCGGGCCACCTGCGCCGGGTCGGAGACGAGCGCTCCGGGCTGGTCGCGCGGCAGCAGCCCACCGCTCGCTGCGTAGCCGCGGTCGGGGAACCCCTCGAGCCGCACGCCGCGACCGCGGCCTGCGGCGAGCCGGAGCAGCAGCGAGCCGGGCATGCCGAGCACCGGCAGGTCGCCGGAGCCGTCGAGCACGGCCTGCGCCTGGACCTCGTCGACCGCGACCCGGTGGTAGAGCGCGCCGTGCGGCTTCAGGTAGACCACCGCCCCGCCCTCGGACGCAGCGATCTCCGACAGCACCCCCACCTGCTCGGCGACCTGCTCGCGGAGCACGTCGGCGGCGACGTCGAGGGCGACCCGGCCGAAGCCCGCCCGGTCGTCGTAGGACACCTGCGCGCCGAGCGCCACCCCGCGCCGTACCGCCTCGGCGCAGACCGCCCGCATCACCGCCTCGTTGCCGGCGTGGAAGCCGCACGCCACGTTGGCGCTGGTGACCACCTCGAGCAGTCCGGCGTCGTCCGTGACCTCCTCCCCCAGGTCGGCGTTGAGGTCCACGTGACGGGGATCCGAGGAATGCATGTCCCCAGTGTTCCCGGGCACCCCCTGAGAAGTCCCTGAGAGTTCGCGATTCGTGCAACTCACGGGACCACTGGCTCGTCAGTGGAAGTGAAGGCACCGAACATCCGATCGGGAACACCGCATCGAACACTGGTGTTGGACAAGGTGTGCGACACGGGGTGGTCGCACGAGACGCAGGAGGACCAGATGAGCACCGCACAGGCCAAGCGCACCACCACCACTCGTGAGATCGAGGGCCGCGACAGCGTCGGCCTCTACCTCGACGAGATCGCTCGCACCCCGCTCCTCGACGCCGAGACCGAGGTCGAGCTCTCCAAGACCATCGAGGCAGGACTGCTCGCGCAGCACCTGCTCGACACCGGCCGGGTCGGCCGCAAGAAGGGCGGCGCCCCGATGAGCGCCAGCGAGGCCGAGCTCGAGTGGCTCGCCGAGCAGGGCCAGCTGGCCGTCGACCGCTTCATCGAGGCCAACCTGCGCCTCGTCGTGTCGATCGCCCGCAAGTACGGCCGCTCGCAGATGCCGATGCTCGACCTGATCCAGGAGGGCAACACCGGCCTGATCCGTGCCGTCGAGAAGTTCGACTACACCAAGGGCTACAAGTTCTCGACCTACGCCACCTGGTGGGTCCGGCAGGCCATCACGCGCGGCATCGCGCAGCAGGCCCGCGTCGTGCGGCTCCCCGTCCACGTGGTCGAGGAGCTCAACCAGGTCGGCAGCGCCCGTCGCACGCTCGAGCGCCAGCTAGGCCGTGACCCGGAGCCGCAGGAGATCGCCACCGAGCTCGGCATGGACATCGACCGCGTCCTCGACCTGATGAGCTGGGGACGCGACCACGTCTCGCTGGACACCCCGGTCGACGAGGACGGTGACACCTCGCTCGGTGACCTGATGGCGCAGGAGACCTCCCCGGGTCCCGACCTCAACGTCCTCGACGCCGAGGCCAAGCAGCGCCTCGAGGACCTCGTCGGGATCCTCGACGACCGGTCGGCCGACATCGTCCGGGCCCGCTACGGCCTGGCCGACGGTCGCCAGCACAAGCTCGCCGACATCGGTGCCCGCCACGGCATCTCCGCCGAGCGGGTCCGCCAGCTCGAGCGGGAGGCCCTCCAGAAGCTCCGCCGCGCCGGCGACCCCGACCTCGCCGCCTGACGACACCTCCACAGCCGCCGGTCCCCTCGTGGGGCCGGCGGTTGTGTCATGTCCGGTCGCTGGACGGGCAGCCGGGGGCGTGACGTCCCGGACCGGTGACGGATCAGTACGCCGCGGACTCCAGGTCCGCGCTCGCAGCCTGCGCCCGCTCGACCACGTCGTCGGGCACCGGCCGTCGCGCTGCCACCCTGGCCTGCCACATCTGCACCGCGACCACGCGGGCGGCGGCCTCCTCGACGCGCTCGCGCGAGATCTCGCCCGAGGTGATGGCGTCGACGATGATCTGGTGGGTCGTGGCGTTGTCGACCGGCATCAGCAGCAGGTCGGCTCCGGCCTGGAGGGCCTGGAGCGCGGGCGTGGGACGACCGGCGACGGCACCCATGCCGAGTGAGTCGGTGATCGTGACGCCCTCGAAGCCGAGGTCGTCGCGCAGCATCGAGTAGACGGGTGGCGCCATGCTCGCGGGCACGTCGGGCGCGATCGCGGTGAGGTCGAGGTGGCTGAGCATCACCGCGGGTGCGGCGTGCTTGATCGCCGACTCGAACGGCGGCAGGTCGTGCTCCTCGATCTCGGCGAGCGTCGAGTCGACGAGCGGCAGCGTGTCGTGGCTGTCCTGGGTCGCGGTCCCGTGGCCCGGGAAGTGCTTGACCGTCGACACGACGCCGGCGTCGTCGTAGCCCTTGATCGCGGCCCCGACCGCCTGCGAGGCGACCTTCGGGTCCATCGACGGCGAGCGCGCACCGATCGTGGGGTCGGCGGCGCCGATGGTGACGTCGGCGACCGGGGCGAAGACCCACGTGAAGCCGAGGTCGCGCAGCTCGAGCCCGGTCGCGAGCGCAGCCGCGCGGGTCACCCGCCGCCCGAGGCGTGCGTCGGCCTGGACGGCGAGCCCCGCGGACTGGAAGTGCGGGAAGTCGGTGGCGATGCCGCGCAGGTGCGAGACGTAGCCACCCTCCTGGTCGACGCCGATCACCGGCGGGAAGTCGCGGCCGTCGGCGGCCGAGGCGTCGGTGATGGCCTGCGTCGTCGCGAGGACCTGGTCGCGGTCGGTCACGTTGTCGGCGGTGACCGACACCCCGGCGAGGTGGAGGTCCTTCACCATCTGGGCCGGGACCGAGGGGTCCGTACCGTGGTAGCGGCCCACGATGACCTGTCCGGCGAGGCGGTCCGGCGTCCAGGTGCTGACCAGCGCCTGCGCCTGCTCGAGCTCCCCGACGGTCGGGCCCCACGACGTCGGGGTGTCCGGGTCCACAGGCGTCTCGGTGGCGCTCGCCGTGCTGCTCGGAGCGCCGGGCGACGCACTGTCCGACGAGCCCGCGGGCGTCGTGCCCGGGCTCGAGCCGAGGCTCGCGCAACCCCCCGCCAGGAGGACCGCTGCCGCCGCCACGGCCAGGCGAGGGGCCAGGCGGGGACGCAACGTGAGCACGCCCGGAGGCTACCCGCCGGGACCCGACGAACCAGAAACGTCAGGCGCGCGCCGCGAGCTCGGCGTGGATCTCCGCGACCCGGGCCCGGAGCTCGTCCAGCGTGCCCGTGTTGTCGATCACGTGGGTCGCGATGGCCCGTCGCTGCTCGCGGGTCGCCTGGGCGGCGATCCGGCTCTCCGCGTCGGCCAGCGACCAGCCCCGGTCGCCGACCATGCGGGCGACCTGCACGTCCTGCGGCACGTCCACGACGACCACGGCGTCGAAGGAGCCCGCTCGAGCGCCCTCGGCCAGCAGCGGTATGTCGTGCACCACGACCGCGTCCGCGGGAGCCTCGGCCTCGAGCTGCGCACTGCGCCGGTGGACGAGCGGGTGGATGATCGCCTCGAGCCGCTTGCGCGCGTCGGGGTCGGCGAAGACCAGTCGTCCCATCGCCGGCCGGTCGAGGTCGCCCTCGTCGGTCAGCAGCTCCGCGCCGAACTCCGACACCACGTCCGCCAGACCGGGCGTGCCGCGCGCGACCACCTCGCGGGCGATCAGGTCGGCGTCGACGACGACCGCTCCGAGCTCGGCGAACAACGCCGACACGGTGCTCTTCCCCGAGGCGACGCCCCCGGTCAGGCCGACACGGATCACAGTTCCTCCCCCACGACGACGGTCAGGATCTCGTGGAGCGTACGACGCTGGTCGGGCGTCAGCACGTCGAGGACGTCCGCGGACGCCCGGCGTCGTACGACGTCGACCCGGGCGACCAGGTCGCGACCGGCCTCGGTGAGCGCGAGGATCGTCGCTCGACGGTCGGTCGGGTCAGGGGCCCGTCGGGCCCAGCCGCGCTCCTCCAGCGCGTCGGCCACCTCGGTCGCCGACCGCGGCGCGATGTGGAGCTCGTCGGCGAGGGCCGACGGACGCATGCCGTCGGGCCGCGACGCGAGCACCCGCAGCGCCCGGGACTGCGACGGCGTCACCTGCCAGTGCGAGAGCGCCTCGAGATGGGCGCGACGCACACGGCGGGCCACGGCCATGACCAGGTCGCCGGTCTGCGCCTGCGCGGGGTCGGGAGAGTCCACGGGAATACATCCTGCCATGGTGTAGTTGTTACCTCATGGTGAGGTTACCTCACCTCAACCGATCTTCACGTCCGATCTTCCACAGAGAGGAGCTGGTCGCATGGCAGACCACGCACACTCCCCCACCGAGGCCCGGCAGGAGGGCCGCGGACCCCGCGGCTCCCGCGCGGGCCGTCCCGACCCGGCCGACCTCCGCCAGCTCGAGGACTCCCCCGTCTCCCTCGCGCGGATCGCCCGGCTGTTCGCGCCCCACAAGGCCGCGCTCGGCGTCGTCGTCGCACTCATCGTGGTGAGCTCGGCCGTCGGCCTGGCCCAGCCCTTCCTCGTGCGCCACGTCATCGACGACGCGCTGCCGCGCCAGGACGTGGGCCTGCTCCTGGCGCTCGTCGGCGCCATGCTCGGTGTCGCCGTCGTGACCGCCGTGATCGGCGTCGTGCAGACCTGGCTGTCCACCGCGGTCGGCCAGCGCGTCATGCACCGCCTGCGCAGCGACCTCTTCGCGCACCTGCAGCAGCAGTCGCTCGGCTTCTTCACCCGCACGCGCGGCGGCGAGGTGCAGTCGCGCCTGGTCAACGACATCGGCAGCATGCAGGGCGTCGTGACCCAGACCGCCACCTCGATCGCGGCCAACCTCACCGTCGTCGTGGGCACCGCCGTCGCGATGGTCGCCCTCAGCTGGCGCCTCGCGCTGCTCTCCCTCGTCGTGCTGCCGCCGGCCGTGCTGCTGACGCGCCAGGTCGCCCGGATGCGCCACCGGGTCACCGGCGAGCGCCAGCGCCGCCTGGCCGACCTCCACGTCCAGATCGAGGAGGGCCTCTCCGTCAGCGGCGTCCTGCTCACCAAGACCCTCGGCGCCTCACCCCGGCTGACGGCGAGGTTCGAGGAGACCTCCGCCGACCTCGTCGGCCTCGAGATCCGCTCGCGGCTCGCCGGTCGCTGGCGGATGGCCACGATGAACGTCGTCTTCGCCGCCGTCCCGGCCGCGATCTACCTCGCGGCCGGCTTCCCCGTCACGTCCGGCGGGATGACCATCGGCACCCTGGTCGCCTTCATCGCCCTCCAGGGCAACCTGTTCCGCCCGCTCATGGGCCT
It includes:
- a CDS encoding sigma-70 family RNA polymerase sigma factor, producing the protein MSTAQAKRTTTTREIEGRDSVGLYLDEIARTPLLDAETEVELSKTIEAGLLAQHLLDTGRVGRKKGGAPMSASEAELEWLAEQGQLAVDRFIEANLRLVVSIARKYGRSQMPMLDLIQEGNTGLIRAVEKFDYTKGYKFSTYATWWVRQAITRGIAQQARVVRLPVHVVEELNQVGSARRTLERQLGRDPEPQEIATELGMDIDRVLDLMSWGRDHVSLDTPVDEDGDTSLGDLMAQETSPGPDLNVLDAEAKQRLEDLVGILDDRSADIVRARYGLADGRQHKLADIGARHGISAERVRQLEREALQKLRRAGDPDLAA
- a CDS encoding glycoside hydrolase family 3 protein, translated to MLTLRPRLAPRLAVAAAAVLLAGGCASLGSSPGTTPAGSSDSASPGAPSSTASATETPVDPDTPTSWGPTVGELEQAQALVSTWTPDRLAGQVIVGRYHGTDPSVPAQMVKDLHLAGVSVTADNVTDRDQVLATTQAITDASAADGRDFPPVIGVDQEGGYVSHLRGIATDFPHFQSAGLAVQADARLGRRVTRAAALATGLELRDLGFTWVFAPVADVTIGAADPTIGARSPSMDPKVASQAVGAAIKGYDDAGVVSTVKHFPGHGTATQDSHDTLPLVDSTLAEIEEHDLPPFESAIKHAAPAVMLSHLDLTAIAPDVPASMAPPVYSMLRDDLGFEGVTITDSLGMGAVAGRPTPALQALQAGADLLLMPVDNATTHQIIVDAITSGEISRERVEEAAARVVAVQMWQARVAARRPVPDDVVERAQAASADLESAAY
- the coaE gene encoding dephospho-CoA kinase, with amino-acid sequence MIRVGLTGGVASGKSTVSALFAELGAVVVDADLIAREVVARGTPGLADVVSEFGAELLTDEGDLDRPAMGRLVFADPDARKRLEAIIHPLVHRRSAQLEAEAPADAVVVHDIPLLAEGARAGSFDAVVVVDVPQDVQVARMVGDRGWSLADAESRIAAQATREQRRAIATHVIDNTGTLDELRARVAEIHAELAARA
- a CDS encoding MarR family winged helix-turn-helix transcriptional regulator, with translation MDSPDPAQAQTGDLVMAVARRVRRAHLEALSHWQVTPSQSRALRVLASRPDGMRPSALADELHIAPRSATEVADALEERGWARRAPDPTDRRATILALTEAGRDLVARVDVVRRRASADVLDVLTPDQRRTLHEILTVVVGEEL
- a CDS encoding ABC transporter ATP-binding protein, whose product is MADHAHSPTEARQEGRGPRGSRAGRPDPADLRQLEDSPVSLARIARLFAPHKAALGVVVALIVVSSAVGLAQPFLVRHVIDDALPRQDVGLLLALVGAMLGVAVVTAVIGVVQTWLSTAVGQRVMHRLRSDLFAHLQQQSLGFFTRTRGGEVQSRLVNDIGSMQGVVTQTATSIAANLTVVVGTAVAMVALSWRLALLSLVVLPPAVLLTRQVARMRHRVTGERQRRLADLHVQIEEGLSVSGVLLTKTLGASPRLTARFEETSADLVGLEIRSRLAGRWRMATMNVVFAAVPAAIYLAAGFPVTSGGMTIGTLVAFIALQGNLFRPLMGLLNVGVDVTASMALFSRIFEYSDLPVEIAEPDSPTRLDRASVRGDVRFEAVGFAYDADRPVLTDIDLHVPAGTTLALVGETGSGKSTLASLVPRLHDVTAGRVSIDGVDVRQLASTDLADLVGVVTQETYLMHASVRDNLRHARPDATDAEIEQACREARIHDLVASLPAGYDTLVGSRGHRFSGGEQQRLAIARTLLRDPAVLVLDEATSALDNETERSILATFDDIARSRTTITIAHRLSTVRNADQIAVLSQRRVVELGTHEELLLLGGRYADLVRGGLGAEPAPAMSAA